The Podospora bellae-mahoneyi strain CBS 112042 chromosome 7, whole genome shotgun sequence genomic sequence GTCACCTATTCAGCCGGACATCATGGAGGTTGAGAAGCAAGGGCTTCCGGCTCTGGAGGCCCGGCCGGCAGAGGGAGATGACGAGGGTGCAGGTGATGAGAAAGAGGGCGGAGGAAAAGACAAAGATGCCCGGCGCAATGACAAGTCCAGAGCGGGCATGTTGAGCGTGCTAGGCGGAGGTGGGAGCACGCCGGGGAGCAGAAAGGGGAGTGTCGTGGATGCGAACCAGATTGCACCACCGTCCAAGGACGGGGGCAAGGTTCGCTTTGCCGGGttcgttgctgttgaggtcAGGGGTCGCCAGGTGCTAATTAAGGCTCCGGTCTGGACGCTGGCCTGAAGTTGATGAAAAGCTTGCGAGAAATGCATGTCTTTTTTTGGAATTTTGGAGAGAAGTGCGTGGGTGATACCACTGGACTGAAAAGGGGGCGAGAGGTATATGACCGAGATATGGCTCGGCAGACGGATGGGGTGGAAGTTTCAAGGAAGAAGCCTCAAGAGATAATTTTTCCTTTTTACGGTTTTTTTCTGTATCTGACTGACGATGAATATGGAAAGAAATTTGGAATGATAtcccttctcttttctccgAGATCAAGGGGAGACAAAGCTTTTTTTGTATAAATTTTACAGTTGCACTTACACCCACCAGAAGCCAAAGCTAAGCTTTTGTATGCTTGGCTTGATGTCTATTTTTACGTAAAATATGTCTTGTGTTGTGAGAGCTTTATGGAACAAATTGGTCATCGCCAGCACTGGATTTGAAATAAGCTTCCACCACAGCTTCGGGGTGGTTTGTGTGCGTGTAACCACAGGACTGAAAgtggggggggaagggacgGGCTTGAAGCAAGTTGGGACgggaaaaaaggaggggttggttgtcaGCTTTGGGGTTTACCGCTTTCCACTTTGGGGGATAATTAGGCCCCACCACTCAGGATTtcgcgcgcgcgcgcaaTTTACTGCCGGGGGTTTGAGAATTATGGGATTTGGTGACCCCGCGATGCGCCTGTGGGAATAGCTTCAGGTTTGCGACAGCTGAGaatttctttttgtttccgGTTGGAAAAAAgacagcagaggaggaaaaacAAAATGGCCGAGTCTAAGCCTGCACATCTTGAGCCTTCCAAGTTGGGGACAAAAGCTTAGTATGCTGATTGAGCCCCTTCATTTTGTTCAGCCCTCCGTCCTCAACCCCCCTGCTAACGACTTGAACATAGCTGGGACGCCCTCTACACAACCGAGCTGACAACCCACACCTCCGACCCCTCGCTAGAGGGCACAGTCTGGTTCGACGACTCGGacgccgaggccaagatccTGTCctacctctcccccaaccgCGACGACTCGGACTCTGACAACGAAgacgacaaccacccccccaacccgcaCCCGCACGACCTCACCCCCAGCACAGCCTCCATCCTAGACCTAGGCTGCGGCAACGggtccctcctcttctccctccgcGACGACGGCTGGTCCGGCCACCTGTTGGGAGTCGACTACTCCCCccactccatctccctcgccaaatCCATTGCCCAGTCCCGCGACAATGAAGATCTCAAGAGTGTAGAGTTCAAAGTCTGGGACGTCCTAAACGGCGacatcccctccatctcccccccaaccggCTGGgacctcgtcctcgacaaAGGCACCTTCGACgccgtctccctctcctccgaaACCGACTCCCTCGGCCGCAGGATCAACGAGGGCTACGGCGAGCgcgtcctccagctcctcaagaCGGGCGGCGTCTTTCTCGTCACGTCCTGCAACTGGACCGAGACCGAACTCCGCACCTGGTTCGAGACCTCGACCGCCCCCAACGACGAAAAGACCAAACTGAAAATGGCAGGCAGGGTAGACTATCCTAGTTTCAGCTTTGGGGGTGTCAAAGGGCAGACCATCTCGACGCTGTGTTTTGAAAAGGTCGTTGTTGAGTAGAGACCAACATTAAAAcgacaaaaacaaaacaaaaataGAAATAAATGATACCCAGGGGTTTGATTCCATCGagtgagaaaaaaaaagggtctATTGGTATAACTCGGTTACTTTATGccccccttcaccttcatctcccccctaTTCGCGATCCATACAACTGCAAACAAAGACCATTTTTTGGCTGTAAACCTGTACACTCACCACTAACCCACCCAGCTCACAGTAACCTCAACATGCCATAACCGCTGCTTCGCTTTCGTTTTGTTTTCCACTTCCAGTACACAACCTCCCCTGATGCAGAACTGTACGCTGGGAAGGCTCATCGAGCGACCCAAACAAGCTCAAGGGCGCATATGCGCGCGTAAATCGGATGCTGACCTAGGACAGATGGGATACAAATATAGATGGGGACGGGCCGGGGGAAAAGTTGTTGAATTGGATATGGGAATTGCTTCATTAAAGTTCTTGCTCTATGGTGATGTGTTCATCGGGTCCCCGCCAACCGCAGGAGGAGCCCCACTGGCGGCCGCGATAGCTTGGGCGGCGAAGAACCTGACGTCGATATCTTCATCGTCCTTGAGTTTCTCGAGGCATGGCAGGACACGCTCATCAATCAGCCCCTGGCCCCGTGGGGATGCGGTGAAAGGAGCACCAGCCTTCTCAAGAGTGAAAATGGTACCTTCGGCGGGCAACCTGCGAAGGACACCGATGATTATGGTGTACGTCTTCGCGACATTAAACCGGATGTTGGGGATAGCATCACCGGTCAGCTTCTCAAGCATGGGAAGAATGCTGTCGGCGACTACATCCAAGGTGACAACGCTGGCCAAGGTCTGTCGATGCTGTCAGCACTCACTCATAATGACACTCAGAGAGGAAGCTCAACTCACCGAGATAGCAAAACATGTGGTCATCCTGTACAGGTAATTTGGGTGTCTACCCATCTCCATAACCTTTGGAATGATGTTTTGGCTGGCCCACTCAACACCAAAGACCTCTGTCAACCTCTTAAGGTTGTGAGTAGCAGCCTCACGGATGGAGAAGACGGTATCGCCAAGCCAGCCCATGCAAAGGCTGCTGAGCTTCTCGTTAAAGAACCCAACACCCAGCTGGCCGGCAAGCAAGGGCATGTGCCCAATTATGGCCAAACGAACACGCCACTGCTTGTCCTCGGCAAGGTGAACAATGGCTGGAAGAAGGGACTCGGAGAGCCGGTCGATGCCGATAACCTTATTTACCAGCTCGAGCTTAGAAATGATGTGAAGACGGACTTCCGGAAACTCATCCTTGAGCATCTGAATGAACATGGGCAACAGATGATCAATGGTTCTGTATGCTGATTAGCGAGTGCGTCCTGAGACCAATCACGACTGACGTACTCTTGCTTCCCGAGGATGGGCGCGAGGCCACTGATTTGTGTACCAAGAGCGGCACGGACATGTTGAGAGGTATCGTTGACAAGTGTCTCGATTGTTTCCAAGACTTCACTCAGCACAAGCTCTCTGGGTATCAGGGTGCAGAAGCCCGGAATCTGGCCTGCTATGGCCGTCCGCACCTCAGCCTCGTGGTCCTTGAGCAGCTTCACAAAAGCAGGGACCATGTCTCTGGTCAGAACTTCCTCATCCACAGCTTTGGCAATCTGTGGTCTAGTTAGCCATGCTCCTGTGAACGTCGAGCAAGGTCATACACACCTTTTCGAACCTGTCTGCAACCATGTACCGAACTCTCCAGCTCTTGTCCTCAATCAAGCTACGAAGCGAGCTCAGAAGAACGCCATGGCTGGCTTGCTGCTCCTTGGGAACACTCTCGGCAATGGCACCCAGGATCTCAACCGTAAGGAGTCTGACACTGTCTTGATCGTCCGTC encodes the following:
- the TPD3 gene encoding protein phosphatase 2A structural subunit (BUSCO:EOG09261AH9; COG:T; EggNog:ENOG503NU14), which produces MADATNPSDELYPIAVLIDELKHDDVLLRLNAIHRLSTIALALGPERTRDELIPFLDESVEDEDEVLVALSGELGKFIDYVGGPEWGHVLLSPLENLAAIEEPVVRDKAVESLNKICVDLDAHQIEEYFIPLVFRLSKADWFTSKVSACGLYASPYAKVSEETKLQLRQAFSQLVHDETPMVRRQAATNMAKFVKEIAPPLVISEMIPQFQHLVTDDQDSVRLLTVEILGAIAESVPKEQQASHGVLLSSLRSLIEDKSWRVRYMVADRFEKIAKAVDEEVLTRDMVPAFVKLLKDHEAEVRTAIAGQIPGFCTLIPRELVLSEVLETIETLVNDTSQHVRAALGTQISGLAPILGKQETIDHLLPMFIQMLKDEFPEVRLHIISKLELVNKVIGIDRLSESLLPAIVHLAEDKQWRVRLAIIGHMPLLAGQLGVGFFNEKLSSLCMGWLGDTVFSIREAATHNLKRLTEVFGVEWASQNIIPKVMEMGRHPNYLYRMTTCFAISTLASVVTLDVVADSILPMLEKLTGDAIPNIRFNVAKTYTIIIGVLRRLPAEGTIFTLEKAGAPFTASPRGQGLIDERVLPCLEKLKDDEDIDVRFFAAQAIAAASGAPPAVGGDPMNTSP
- the EFM4 gene encoding Protein-lysine N-methyltransferase efm4 (COG:J; EggNog:ENOG503NZEM); translated protein: MAESKPAHLEPSKLGTKAYWDALYTTELTTHTSDPSLEGTVWFDDSDAEAKILSYLSPNRDDSDSDNEDDNHPPNPHPHDLTPSTASILDLGCGNGSLLFSLRDDGWSGHLLGVDYSPHSISLAKSIAQSRDNEDLKSVEFKVWDVLNGDIPSISPPTGWDLVLDKGTFDAVSLSSETDSLGRRINEGYGERVLQLLKTGGVFLVTSCNWTETELRTWFETSTAPNDEKTKLKMAGRVDYPSFSFGGVKGQTISTLCFEKVVVE